One stretch of Halalkalicoccus sp. NIPERK01 DNA includes these proteins:
- a CDS encoding polymer-forming cytoskeletal protein: MERAFTVLLVLVVVTGLCSGVAAAGETRSGETVVVGEGETVEGDLTTFAGAVVVQGTVDGDLTAFGGDVLIEGEVTGDAEAFAGTVRIAGDVGGEVSTAAGNVVVGEGASVGALSAAGGSVTIDGTVAGDAEAAAGSVSLGPAAVVEGDLTYGEELTRHPDARVAGTVSQGPTATPAPVGEIPAIPWWVGRLYWLVVNLLLGAALLVVAPAFSEGVAATAREEALESGGVGLLALVGTPIALVLLAITVVGIPLSIAGAFVFVLVLWVASVYGGLAVGRWLLSLAAVENRWAALVVGLVAVALAGLVPILGGVVGFVVLVLGLGALVLAVHGWYTDREARHAERAA; this comes from the coding sequence ATGGAACGGGCGTTCACGGTACTGCTGGTTCTGGTGGTCGTGACGGGCCTCTGTTCGGGAGTCGCCGCCGCGGGGGAGACCCGGTCGGGGGAGACGGTCGTCGTCGGGGAGGGCGAGACCGTCGAGGGCGACCTGACCACGTTCGCGGGCGCGGTCGTCGTACAGGGGACGGTCGACGGCGACCTGACCGCCTTCGGCGGCGACGTGCTGATCGAGGGCGAGGTGACGGGCGACGCGGAGGCGTTCGCGGGCACCGTCCGCATCGCCGGCGACGTGGGCGGCGAGGTGAGCACCGCGGCCGGCAACGTCGTCGTGGGCGAGGGCGCGAGCGTCGGCGCGCTCTCGGCCGCCGGAGGGAGCGTCACCATCGACGGCACCGTCGCGGGCGACGCCGAGGCCGCCGCCGGCAGCGTCAGCCTCGGCCCCGCCGCCGTCGTCGAGGGCGACCTGACCTACGGCGAGGAGCTGACCCGCCATCCCGACGCGCGGGTCGCCGGAACCGTCAGCCAGGGGCCGACCGCGACGCCCGCTCCCGTCGGCGAGATCCCGGCGATCCCGTGGTGGGTCGGTCGGCTCTACTGGCTCGTCGTGAACCTCCTGCTCGGCGCCGCCCTGCTCGTCGTCGCGCCCGCCTTCTCCGAGGGGGTCGCCGCCACCGCCCGCGAGGAGGCGCTCGAAAGCGGCGGCGTCGGCCTGCTCGCGCTCGTGGGGACGCCGATCGCGCTCGTCCTGCTCGCGATCACGGTCGTCGGGATCCCGCTGTCGATCGCCGGGGCGTTCGTGTTCGTCCTCGTGCTCTGGGTCGCGAGCGTCTACGGCGGCCTCGCGGTGGGGCGGTGGCTGCTCTCGCTCGCGGCCGTCGAGAACCGCTGGGCCGCGCTGGTCGTCGGGCTGGTCGCCGTCGCGCTCGCCGGCCTCGTCCCGATCCTCGGTGGGGTCGTCGGGTTCGTCGTGCTCGTCCTCGGGTTGGGCGCGCTCGTGCTCGCGGTCCACGGGTGGTATACCGACCGGGAGGCGCGACACGCCGAACGGGCCGCCTGA
- a CDS encoding replication factor C small subunit gives MSETETAGPGRDEIWVEKYRPRSLGEVIGQEEITSRLERYVERDDLPNLLFSGPAGVGKTTCATAIAREVYGEDWRDNFLELNASDDRGIDVVRGRIKEFARASFGGYSYRIIFLDEADSLCVPPGTEVVAGYPSSPEVKPIEEVSDDGEPIPSVDFETNEIQSDMGSLVDSGVADFFEIELEDDRTILASLTHPFFVVGENGRLVEKELRDLSPGDEIVDFKDDVGVSRCEICDAWTAGRFCSVDCKNEGHSREMRDEGNPMYGTEWSDERREKIVETLSDGRLNGENNPNYGGEFHGVHVWEMDEETVERVRKGISEMRSGTPWEEWVVDADPETVKKDIGNSASEWWAGLDDDEKTTLIQKSTENCEYPVCDITGDNNPMRDPEVVQKVSEALNGHEPTGGNIRHSDELGHLVRSDWEYEVAKALQDAGIDYEYEPTFELSDSVYHPDFLLDDTVIEVKGVAELWGQPEKVEEFLKTYGDEYTFVVVGDSALPHHEHYERDEFEPALVTDGGVRTVQTTKIHRIEYSHRGKAYNISMEGTPNFMLANGILTHNTSDAQSALRRTMEQFSSNTRFILSCNYSSKIIDPIQSRCAVFRFTQIDDAAVGERIREIAHTEQIEITDGGVEALVYAADGDMRRAVNSLQAAAVMGETVDEDAVYTITATARPEEIEAMVTKALSGDFTGARATLEDLLTNKGLSGGDIIDQLHRSVWDLGLSDREAVRTLDRIGETDYRITEGANERIQLEAFLASLALADEE, from the coding sequence ATGAGCGAGACAGAGACGGCGGGACCCGGCCGCGACGAGATCTGGGTCGAGAAGTACCGGCCCCGGAGTCTGGGCGAGGTGATCGGCCAGGAGGAGATCACCAGCCGTCTGGAGCGGTACGTCGAGCGCGACGACCTTCCCAACCTGTTGTTTTCGGGCCCCGCGGGCGTGGGGAAGACGACGTGTGCGACCGCCATCGCCCGCGAGGTCTACGGCGAGGACTGGCGCGATAACTTCCTCGAACTCAACGCCTCGGACGACCGGGGGATCGACGTCGTCAGGGGGCGGATCAAGGAGTTCGCGCGCGCGAGCTTCGGGGGCTATTCCTACAGAATCATCTTCCTCGACGAGGCCGATTCGTTGTGCGTGCCACCCGGAACGGAAGTCGTCGCCGGGTATCCGTCATCACCGGAAGTGAAACCGATAGAGGAGGTAAGTGACGATGGTGAACCGATCCCGTCCGTCGATTTCGAGACGAACGAGATACAGTCCGACATGGGCAGCCTCGTAGATTCCGGCGTTGCAGACTTCTTCGAGATCGAACTCGAGGACGACCGAACGATTCTCGCAAGCCTCACCCATCCGTTCTTCGTGGTTGGTGAGAATGGGAGACTCGTCGAGAAGGAGCTACGAGACTTGTCGCCAGGGGACGAGATCGTGGATTTCAAAGACGACGTAGGCGTGTCACGGTGCGAGATCTGTGACGCCTGGACTGCAGGGCGGTTCTGTTCCGTCGACTGCAAGAACGAGGGTCACAGTCGTGAGATGAGGGATGAGGGGAACCCGATGTACGGGACGGAGTGGTCGGACGAGCGCCGGGAAAAAATCGTCGAGACACTTTCAGACGGGCGATTGAATGGTGAAAATAATCCGAACTACGGGGGCGAGTTCCATGGTGTTCACGTCTGGGAAATGGACGAAGAGACCGTCGAACGGGTCCGCAAAGGGATCAGCGAGATGCGGTCCGGGACCCCCTGGGAGGAGTGGGTTGTCGATGCTGACCCCGAAACCGTCAAAAAAGACATCGGGAATTCCGCCTCCGAGTGGTGGGCCGGTCTGGACGACGACGAGAAGACAACGCTCATTCAAAAGAGCACCGAGAACTGTGAGTACCCGGTCTGTGATATCACTGGAGACAACAACCCGATGCGCGACCCTGAAGTCGTACAGAAAGTCTCGGAAGCCCTGAACGGACACGAACCCACCGGTGGAAATATCAGACACAGTGACGAACTCGGCCACCTCGTCAGGTCCGACTGGGAGTACGAAGTCGCAAAGGCGTTGCAGGACGCCGGAATCGACTATGAGTACGAACCGACGTTCGAGCTATCCGATTCGGTGTACCACCCCGACTTCCTGTTGGACGATACCGTGATCGAAGTCAAAGGAGTCGCTGAGCTGTGGGGACAACCTGAGAAGGTCGAAGAGTTCCTGAAAACCTACGGTGACGAGTACACGTTCGTTGTCGTTGGTGACAGTGCGCTTCCCCATCACGAACACTACGAGAGGGACGAATTCGAGCCTGCACTCGTCACCGATGGCGGAGTACGAACCGTTCAGACGACGAAGATCCACCGGATCGAATACAGCCACCGTGGGAAGGCGTACAACATCAGCATGGAGGGAACGCCAAACTTCATGCTCGCTAACGGAATCCTGACCCACAACACTTCCGACGCCCAGTCGGCGCTCAGGAGAACGATGGAGCAGTTCTCCTCGAATACGCGGTTCATCCTCTCGTGTAACTACTCCTCGAAGATCATCGACCCGATCCAGTCGCGGTGTGCGGTGTTCCGGTTCACGCAGATCGACGACGCGGCGGTCGGCGAGCGGATCCGCGAGATCGCCCACACCGAACAGATCGAGATCACCGACGGGGGCGTCGAGGCGCTGGTGTACGCCGCCGACGGCGACATGCGCCGGGCGGTCAACTCGCTGCAGGCCGCCGCGGTCATGGGCGAGACCGTCGACGAGGACGCCGTCTACACCATCACCGCCACCGCCCGCCCCGAGGAGATCGAGGCGATGGTCACGAAGGCCCTTTCGGGCGACTTCACGGGTGCGCGAGCCACCCTGGAGGACCTCCTCACGAACAAGGGGCTTTCGGGCGGCGACATCATCGACCAGCTACACCGCTCGGTGTGGGACCTCGGGCTCAGCGACCGGGAGGCGGTGCGCACCTTGGATCGGATCGGCGAGACAGATTATCGCATCACCGAAGGCGCGAACGAGCGGATCCAGTTGGAGGCGTTTCTCGCCTCGCTCGCGCTCGCGGACGAGGAGTAG
- a CDS encoding NADPH-dependent FMN reductase, with amino-acid sequence MKSPRVVAVAGSLRDGSYTRLALGHALDAAREAGASVELLDLREYDLPVYDPDAGEVADAERLMAEIREADAVLLGTPVYHGTISAALKNALDYCGFDEFEDTTTGLLAVAGGGTYGPTLEHLRASVRAVHGWTLPHEVGIRNASEQFDERGEFLDASLEERVRKLGRQAVEYAFIDPEPITEHTVQ; translated from the coding sequence ATGAAATCCCCACGCGTCGTCGCGGTGGCCGGTAGCCTCCGGGACGGCAGCTACACCCGCCTCGCCCTCGGTCACGCCCTCGACGCCGCCCGCGAGGCCGGCGCGTCCGTGGAACTCCTCGACCTCCGGGAGTACGACCTCCCGGTCTACGATCCCGACGCCGGGGAGGTCGCCGACGCCGAGCGGCTGATGGCCGAGATCCGCGAGGCCGACGCCGTCCTCCTCGGGACCCCGGTCTACCACGGCACGATCTCCGCGGCGCTGAAGAACGCGCTGGATTACTGCGGGTTCGACGAGTTCGAGGACACCACGACCGGCCTGCTCGCGGTCGCGGGCGGCGGGACCTACGGTCCGACCCTCGAACACCTCCGCGCGAGCGTCCGCGCGGTCCACGGCTGGACGCTCCCCCACGAGGTGGGCATCCGCAACGCGAGCGAGCAGTTCGACGAGCGCGGAGAGTTCCTCGACGCGTCGCTCGAGGAGCGCGTCCGGAAACTGGGCCGACAGGCCGTCGAGTACGCCTTCATCGACCCCGAGCCGATCACCGAACACACGGTTCAGTAG
- a CDS encoding GNAT family N-acetyltransferase, producing the protein MIREARGDEIEAVLRVLEGALLEVDPAEVREAIGRGDVLVAREEGHVRGALVLDGNHVEAIAVTRPHRATGIGSALIERAAERGPLSAGFRPAVRPFYESLGFEIECVEGSEGDETRCRGRLAGQDS; encoded by the coding sequence ATGATCCGGGAGGCCCGCGGGGACGAGATTGAGGCCGTGCTGCGGGTGCTCGAGGGTGCGCTGTTGGAGGTCGACCCCGCCGAGGTGCGCGAGGCGATCGGCAGGGGCGACGTGCTGGTCGCCCGCGAGGAGGGCCACGTCCGCGGCGCGCTCGTGCTCGACGGGAACCACGTCGAGGCGATCGCGGTCACGCGCCCCCACAGGGCGACGGGGATCGGCTCGGCGCTGATCGAACGGGCCGCCGAACGCGGGCCGCTCTCGGCCGGTTTCCGCCCCGCCGTCCGACCGTTCTACGAGTCGCTGGGGTTCGAGATCGAGTGCGTGGAGGGTTCGGAAGGTGATGAAACGCGGTGTCGGGGCCGGCTCGCGGGTCAGGACTCGTAG
- a CDS encoding ferritin-like domain-containing protein, with product MTVENTEDLFVEGLQHVYYTEQRLLDALGELESTSSEEELAEAFAEHREETQTHVERLEGVFEAVGREPEAAEDPVVEGMIEAHEEFVEKEPSEGALDRFNIAAGQKSEHYEIACYGNLTPMADQLGLDEAADTLERNMREEQDALDELATLGERFDYGRIEA from the coding sequence ATGACAGTCGAGAACACCGAGGACCTGTTCGTCGAGGGGCTACAGCACGTCTACTACACCGAACAGCGACTGCTCGATGCCCTCGGGGAACTCGAGAGCACCTCCAGCGAGGAGGAACTGGCGGAGGCCTTCGCCGAACACCGCGAGGAGACCCAGACGCACGTCGAGCGCCTCGAGGGGGTCTTCGAGGCCGTCGGCCGGGAGCCCGAGGCCGCGGAGGACCCCGTCGTCGAGGGCATGATCGAGGCCCACGAGGAGTTCGTCGAGAAGGAGCCGAGCGAGGGCGCGCTCGACCGGTTCAACATCGCCGCCGGCCAGAAGTCCGAGCACTACGAGATCGCCTGCTACGGCAACCTCACCCCGATGGCCGACCAGCTCGGCCTCGACGAGGCCGCCGACACCCTCGAGCGGAACATGCGCGAGGAACAGGACGCACTCGACGAACTCGCGACGCTGGGCGAGCGGTTCGACTACGGCCGGATCGAGGCCTGA
- a CDS encoding TenA family protein, which produces MGDEPDATPARFEEYADGRGDARFSEWLRERSEPAWTEATRHRFVAELGDDTLDEAVFRRYLVQDYAFLELGARTTALAVAQAPSMDEMRRLSEQLSVLTGSENDYFERAFAELGVPEAEWREPPLEPTTRAFTDFVLRAAHEGGYEETLSTTLAAEWVYLDWARHVADRGPERWYLDEWIEIHTVEEFEAYVEWLREQFDTYGPELSARRQRRVAELFSRTVDLEVAFFDMAYES; this is translated from the coding sequence ATGGGAGACGAACCCGACGCGACCCCAGCGCGCTTCGAGGAGTACGCCGACGGGCGCGGGGACGCCCGGTTCAGCGAGTGGCTCCGCGAGCGATCCGAACCCGCGTGGACCGAGGCGACGCGCCACCGATTCGTCGCGGAACTGGGCGACGACACCCTCGACGAGGCCGTCTTCCGGCGCTACCTCGTCCAGGACTACGCCTTCCTCGAACTCGGCGCGCGGACGACCGCGCTCGCGGTCGCGCAGGCCCCCTCGATGGACGAGATGCGCCGGTTGAGCGAACAGCTCTCGGTGCTCACGGGGAGCGAGAACGACTACTTCGAGCGGGCGTTCGCGGAACTGGGCGTCCCCGAGGCGGAGTGGCGCGAGCCGCCCCTCGAACCGACGACGCGGGCCTTCACGGACTTCGTGCTCCGGGCGGCCCACGAGGGCGGCTACGAGGAGACCCTTTCCACTACGCTCGCCGCCGAGTGGGTCTACCTCGACTGGGCGCGCCACGTCGCCGACCGCGGGCCCGAGCGCTGGTATCTCGACGAGTGGATCGAGATCCACACCGTCGAGGAGTTCGAGGCCTACGTCGAGTGGCTGCGCGAGCAATTCGATACGTACGGTCCGGAACTCTCGGCGCGCCGACAGCGTCGGGTGGCCGAACTGTTCTCCCGGACCGTCGACCTAGAGGTCGCCTTCTTCGACATGGCCTACGAGTCCTGA
- a CDS encoding phosphoglucomutase/phosphomannomutase family protein, with product MDEIRFGTDGWRATLDTFTAPRVRMVGQAVATYLDSEGLAGPVGICYDARESSRGFAEELARVLCANGFDVVMPERDRPTPLLSWAIVERDLAGGLMITASHNPPEYNGVKFIPSDGAPALPEVTDAIEASLAEPDPLPEAEWGTVREVDFAGSHADHALDLVEADLDLRVAYDAIHGSGRGVTDALLERAGAKVARLRCEADPAFGGVSPEPTRENLDELVERVTGGEADLGVANDGDADRIAVVTPERGLLNANLLYAALYDYLLETDSGPAIRTVSTTFLIDRIAAAHGEEAIEVPVGFKWVADAMAEHDALMGGEESGGFSMRGHVREKDGVLLALLAAAAHSEESLDARVDRLLDELGEIHQSRVSVDCPDAEKAHTLDSLSEAIPDSVADERVEDVNTADGFKLLLESGAWLLVRPSGTEPKLRVYAEAESEARVEALLESGRELVDDARR from the coding sequence ATGGACGAGATTCGCTTCGGGACCGACGGCTGGCGGGCGACCCTCGATACGTTCACCGCGCCTCGGGTCCGGATGGTCGGGCAGGCCGTCGCCACGTACCTCGATAGCGAGGGCCTCGCCGGCCCGGTCGGGATCTGCTACGACGCCCGCGAGTCCTCGCGGGGCTTCGCCGAGGAACTCGCGCGCGTGCTGTGTGCGAACGGCTTCGACGTCGTGATGCCCGAGCGCGACCGACCTACTCCACTCCTCTCGTGGGCGATCGTCGAGCGCGACCTCGCTGGCGGGCTGATGATCACCGCATCGCACAACCCGCCGGAGTACAACGGCGTGAAGTTCATCCCGTCCGATGGGGCCCCCGCGCTCCCCGAGGTCACCGACGCCATCGAGGCGAGCCTCGCCGAACCCGACCCCCTGCCCGAGGCCGAGTGGGGCACGGTGCGCGAGGTCGACTTCGCCGGGAGTCACGCCGACCACGCCCTCGATCTGGTGGAGGCGGACCTCGACCTCCGGGTCGCCTACGACGCGATCCACGGCAGCGGCCGCGGCGTCACCGACGCGCTGCTCGAGCGGGCGGGCGCCAAGGTAGCCCGCCTGCGCTGTGAGGCCGATCCGGCCTTCGGCGGCGTCTCGCCCGAACCCACGCGCGAGAACCTCGACGAACTGGTCGAGCGCGTCACCGGGGGCGAGGCCGACCTCGGGGTGGCGAACGACGGCGACGCCGACCGGATCGCGGTGGTCACGCCCGAGCGCGGCCTCCTGAACGCCAACCTGCTCTACGCGGCGCTCTACGACTACCTGCTCGAAACCGACTCGGGACCGGCCATCAGAACCGTCTCGACCACCTTCCTGATCGACCGGATCGCAGCGGCCCACGGCGAGGAGGCGATCGAGGTGCCCGTCGGCTTCAAGTGGGTCGCCGACGCGATGGCCGAGCACGACGCGCTGATGGGCGGCGAGGAGTCGGGCGGTTTTTCGATGCGAGGCCACGTCCGAGAGAAGGACGGCGTGTTGCTCGCGCTGCTCGCCGCGGCGGCCCATAGCGAGGAGTCGCTCGACGCCCGTGTGGACCGACTCCTCGACGAACTCGGCGAGATCCACCAGTCGCGGGTGAGCGTCGACTGCCCCGACGCGGAGAAGGCTCACACCCTGGATTCGCTCTCGGAGGCCATTCCCGATTCGGTCGCCGACGAGCGCGTCGAGGACGTGAACACCGCCGACGGGTTCAAACTCCTGCTCGAGAGCGGCGCATGGCTGTTGGTCCGTCCGAGCGGGACCGAGCCGAAACTCCGGGTCTACGCGGAGGCCGAAAGCGAGGCCCGCGTCGAGGCGTTGCTCGAGTCGGGCCGGGAGCTCGTGGACGACGCCCGGCGGTAG
- a CDS encoding GIY-YIG nuclease family protein, protein MTHHVYVLECADGSLYTGYTTDVERRLAEHNAGDGAKYTRGRTPVTLLYTESFASRSAAMAREYAIKRFSRAEKERLVDY, encoded by the coding sequence ATGACCCACCACGTCTACGTCCTCGAATGTGCCGACGGCAGTTTGTATACCGGCTACACCACCGACGTCGAGCGCCGCCTCGCGGAACACAACGCGGGCGACGGCGCGAAGTACACCCGGGGCCGGACGCCGGTCACGCTTCTCTACACCGAATCGTTCGCGAGCCGGTCGGCGGCGATGGCCCGCGAGTACGCGATCAAACGGTTCTCGCGGGCGGAGAAGGAGCGGCTGGTCGACTACTGA
- a CDS encoding ubiquitin-like small modifier protein 2: protein MDVTVEVVGEGTHDLTLQEPTYADLLSELDLSPHEVSVMVDGRPVPEDQPVEADRVRVLRLITGG, encoded by the coding sequence ATGGACGTCACCGTCGAGGTCGTCGGCGAGGGCACGCACGACCTCACCCTCCAGGAACCCACCTACGCGGACCTGCTCTCGGAACTCGACCTCAGCCCCCACGAGGTGTCGGTGATGGTCGACGGCCGGCCCGTCCCGGAGGACCAACCGGTCGAGGCCGACCGGGTACGGGTGCTCCGGCTGATCACGGGCGGATGA